A stretch of the Aminipila terrae genome encodes the following:
- a CDS encoding DUF6951 family protein yields MVKVDVNPGACGLKTSLRMEVDGNQSLKIDIQSECPQIMAMEADLTELAGYKECFEKYSKSMIYKIADKHCRHLACPVPTAIIKGMEVAYGFNVCKDVTIHIEKE; encoded by the coding sequence TTGGTAAAAGTTGATGTTAATCCAGGGGCATGCGGATTAAAAACAAGTTTGAGGATGGAAGTAGACGGTAATCAATCGCTTAAAATTGATATACAGTCAGAATGCCCACAAATTATGGCAATGGAGGCAGATTTAACAGAATTAGCTGGTTATAAGGAGTGCTTTGAAAAGTATAGTAAGTCAATGATTTACAAGATTGCTGACAAACATTGCCGGCATTTGGCATGTCCTGTTCCAACAGCCATCATCAAGGGAATGGAAGTTGCTTATGGTTTTAACGTGTGCAAGGACGTAACCATACATATTGAGAAAGAATAA
- a CDS encoding EutP/PduV family microcompartment system protein translates to MRKIMLLGRSEAGKTTLTQALKGEKITYHKTQYVNYYDVIIDTPGEYAETNTLAGALAIYSYEADVIGMLLSAIEPYSLYPPCVCAIATREVIGIVTKIDHKEADVEQAKEWLRLAGCEKIFCISAYTGEGISDILEYLKEDGDILPWEEAKAKDDILI, encoded by the coding sequence ATGAGGAAGATTATGCTTCTTGGGCGTAGTGAGGCCGGAAAGACTACGCTGACACAGGCTTTAAAGGGAGAAAAAATTACCTATCATAAAACCCAGTATGTCAACTATTATGATGTTATTATTGATACACCGGGAGAATATGCGGAAACCAATACGCTGGCAGGTGCCCTGGCGATTTATTCTTACGAAGCAGATGTAATAGGTATGCTGCTGAGTGCTATTGAGCCTTATTCCCTGTATCCCCCATGTGTATGTGCCATCGCAACAAGAGAGGTAATAGGTATTGTTACAAAGATAGATCATAAGGAAGCTGATGTGGAACAGGCTAAAGAATGGCTGAGATTAGCAGGCTGTGAAAAAATATTTTGTATCAGTGCTTACACTGGAGAGGGAATTTCAGATATTTTAGAATATTTAAAGGAAGATGGAGATATACTTCCATGGGAGGAAGCTAAAGCAAAAGACGATATTTTGATATAG
- a CDS encoding BMC domain-containing protein has protein sequence MKKKMDIRDLLPEDSEGRLRIIQESVPGKQISLAHIIGGPRPIVYKKLGLNPDIDFNNSAIGILNVTPPESAVIASDVAIKAGDVYLGFVDRFSGTLIITGRLSEVETAIQEIVSYFKNELEFAVCRITRR, from the coding sequence ATGAAGAAAAAGATGGATATAAGAGATTTGCTACCAGAAGATTCAGAAGGAAGACTAAGAATTATACAGGAAAGTGTTCCTGGAAAACAGATTTCCCTGGCTCATATAATAGGTGGACCCAGACCAATTGTATATAAAAAGTTAGGATTAAACCCTGATATTGATTTCAATAATTCTGCAATTGGAATCCTCAACGTAACGCCTCCCGAATCAGCAGTAATTGCAAGTGATGTAGCAATTAAAGCAGGGGATGTATATTTAGGATTTGTAGACAGATTCAGCGGAACACTGATTATAACAGGGAGGCTGTCGGAAGTAGAAACGGCTATACAGGAAATTGTTTCTTACTTTAAAAATGAACTGGAATTTGCTGTGTGCAGAATAACAAGAAGGTAA
- a CDS encoding YfcC family protein, producing MEEKNVMEQGTPAKKKRQFPSAFTVLFIILIIAAIGTNFMPTGAYSKLLYNADTNKFDITAPDGSINSMDADQQSLDTLHIKAKLDLFLDGSINKPIGIPGSYEAIEPNPQGFTDGVLALVNGVYDTIDISLFIFVLGGMLAYLNKSGAFAAGMGALSRVTRGKEYILIILITVLISLGGTTFGMCEETVALYAVVIPIFVIAGYDALVGIAAVYLGSSIGTMCSTVNPFSVVIASNAAGINFMEGFGIRISALVVGTIICILYVIRYGNMVRKNPEKSLILESKAYIDEKYCSEAEVPVLTLRFKIILAQFFLTFVVMVYGVVKLQWWFGEMTGLFLVSAIIMGIILRMSETEMVNEFLAGAGDMIGVALICGVARSINVILENGLVSDALLNTMSGWINGMSPYAFAIMMYFIYIILGFFINSSSGLAVLSMPIMAPLADAVGLPREVVITAYMFGQGTMGFITPTGLVLVVLQLVHVNYDKYLKFVMPLMGILVAFSIAFLCIEVATV from the coding sequence ATGGAGGAAAAAAATGTAATGGAGCAGGGAACTCCAGCGAAGAAAAAGCGCCAATTCCCATCTGCCTTTACGGTATTATTTATTATCCTGATTATTGCGGCTATTGGAACAAACTTTATGCCAACAGGAGCATACTCAAAACTACTTTACAATGCAGATACAAACAAGTTTGACATTACTGCTCCAGACGGAAGTATTAATTCCATGGATGCAGACCAACAGTCACTGGACACCCTACATATCAAGGCTAAATTAGATTTATTTTTAGATGGCAGTATTAATAAGCCGATTGGTATTCCTGGAAGCTATGAAGCGATTGAACCTAATCCACAGGGATTTACTGATGGTGTTTTAGCTTTGGTTAATGGTGTATATGACACCATTGATATCAGTTTATTTATCTTTGTACTGGGAGGTATGCTTGCTTATTTAAATAAGTCAGGTGCTTTCGCAGCTGGAATGGGAGCCTTATCAAGAGTAACTAGAGGGAAGGAATACATACTTATTATACTTATTACTGTATTAATCTCTCTTGGTGGCACTACTTTCGGCATGTGCGAAGAAACAGTTGCACTTTATGCAGTAGTTATTCCAATCTTTGTAATTGCAGGTTATGATGCTTTAGTAGGTATAGCAGCAGTTTATCTGGGTTCATCTATTGGTACTATGTGTTCCACAGTTAATCCTTTTTCAGTTGTAATCGCATCCAATGCTGCTGGTATCAACTTTATGGAAGGATTCGGAATCAGAATCTCTGCACTGGTTGTAGGTACTATTATCTGTATCTTATATGTAATCAGATATGGTAATATGGTTAGAAAGAATCCTGAAAAATCACTTATCTTAGAAAGTAAGGCATATATTGATGAAAAGTACTGCAGCGAAGCTGAAGTACCTGTACTGACTCTGAGATTTAAGATTATATTAGCTCAGTTCTTCCTGACTTTTGTAGTTATGGTTTATGGAGTAGTTAAACTTCAATGGTGGTTTGGCGAAATGACGGGTCTATTCCTGGTTTCTGCTATCATCATGGGAATCATTTTACGTATGAGCGAAACTGAAATGGTTAATGAATTCCTGGCAGGTGCAGGAGATATGATTGGTGTTGCTCTTATCTGTGGTGTTGCAAGATCCATCAACGTAATATTAGAAAATGGTTTAGTATCAGATGCATTGCTTAACACAATGTCCGGATGGATAAATGGCATGAGTCCTTATGCTTTCGCCATTATGATGTATTTCATTTATATCATCTTAGGATTTTTCATTAATTCATCATCTGGTCTTGCTGTACTTTCAATGCCAATCATGGCACCTCTTGCAGATGCAGTTGGCCTTCCTAGAGAAGTTGTTATTACAGCATACATGTTTGGTCAGGGTACAATGGGCTTCATTACTCCAACTGGATTAGTACTGGTAGTCCTTCAGCTAGTTCATGTAAACTACGACAAATACTTAAAATTTGTTATGCCGCTAATGGGAATATTAGTAGCATTTTCAATAGCATTCCTTTGCATTGAAGTTGCAACGGTATAA
- a CDS encoding sodium-translocating pyrophosphatase produces MTNLILAASILALIFAAYLSKSVLKEDMGTDKMIEISESIQQGAMAFLNRQYKTLLPIAIIIFIILGLLTEHKWSSAIAFGVGAFFSALAGYLGMYIATRANARTTHAAKSSLKKALGIAFKGGSVMGMGVVGLGLLGVSLLYIFVAKQNPESIAAIDSFAFGASLIALFARIGGGIFTKAADVGADLVGKVEAGIPEDDPRNPAVIADNVGDNVGDVAGMGADLFESYAATSIAAMLLGTFMPGQTGVILPLLLGAAGIIASIIGTLFIYTGNDGNPQSGLNRSLYTSFILSAVAAFFLTRYLLPDHQIQFFIAIMGGLIANILIGLVTEYFTAQNYSPVQNIAKSSQTGAATNAIYGFSVGLESTALPIVIIIATVAVAYVVPGGGVYGFYGIALAAMGMLSMAGTIVAIDAYGPIADNAGGIAEMAGLEPEVRQVTDKLDAVGNTTAAIAKGFAIGSAAITAIALFSAFAQRAGLASLDILNPMIMLGLLFGAMIPFLFCAYAMRAVGTAAFEMIEEVRRQFREIPGLLQGTAKADYKKCVDISTKAAIKRMIKPGLIAPLSIIVIGFGIAAFNPTVALNVLGGMLVGGTASGVLLALTMSNAGGAWDNAKKYIETGALGGKGSEAHKAAVVGDTIGDPFKDTAGPSLNAVIKVMGTISLIVAPIIAAMIK; encoded by the coding sequence ATGACTAATCTTATTTTGGCAGCATCTATTTTAGCATTAATATTTGCGGCTTATTTATCCAAGTCAGTTCTTAAAGAAGACATGGGAACTGACAAAATGATTGAGATTTCAGAATCAATCCAACAGGGTGCAATGGCCTTTTTAAACAGACAGTATAAGACCTTGCTTCCAATTGCAATTATTATTTTTATCATCTTGGGATTATTAACTGAACACAAATGGTCATCTGCAATAGCATTTGGTGTTGGTGCATTCTTTTCTGCACTAGCAGGTTACCTGGGTATGTACATCGCAACCAGAGCAAATGCCAGAACAACACATGCTGCAAAAAGCAGTTTGAAAAAGGCACTTGGAATTGCTTTCAAGGGCGGTTCTGTTATGGGTATGGGTGTTGTAGGTCTTGGATTACTTGGCGTATCATTGTTATATATATTTGTAGCTAAGCAGAATCCAGAATCTATAGCAGCAATCGACAGTTTCGCTTTCGGAGCTTCATTAATTGCTCTTTTTGCACGTATTGGCGGAGGTATTTTTACAAAGGCCGCTGACGTTGGTGCAGACCTGGTTGGTAAAGTAGAAGCTGGAATACCTGAAGATGACCCTAGAAACCCTGCAGTTATTGCTGACAATGTAGGGGATAACGTTGGTGACGTTGCAGGTATGGGTGCTGACCTGTTTGAATCTTATGCAGCAACATCCATTGCAGCAATGCTATTAGGTACATTCATGCCTGGACAGACAGGTGTAATACTTCCGCTATTATTGGGTGCAGCAGGAATTATTGCCTCTATTATCGGAACTCTTTTCATTTACACAGGTAATGATGGAAATCCACAGTCCGGACTTAACAGAAGTCTTTATACATCTTTCATTTTGTCTGCAGTTGCAGCATTTTTCCTGACCAGATATTTATTGCCAGACCATCAGATTCAATTTTTCATTGCAATTATGGGTGGTTTAATCGCAAACATTTTAATCGGACTGGTAACAGAGTACTTTACAGCACAAAATTATTCACCGGTTCAGAATATTGCAAAATCCTCTCAGACAGGAGCTGCAACAAATGCCATTTATGGTTTCTCCGTAGGACTTGAAAGTACTGCACTTCCAATTGTAATTATTATTGCAACTGTTGCAGTAGCTTATGTAGTTCCAGGAGGCGGTGTTTATGGATTCTATGGAATCGCATTAGCAGCAATGGGTATGTTATCCATGGCAGGTACCATTGTAGCTATCGATGCTTATGGACCAATTGCAGACAATGCTGGTGGTATTGCTGAAATGGCTGGTCTTGAACCAGAAGTTCGTCAGGTTACGGACAAGCTTGATGCTGTTGGAAACACTACAGCAGCTATCGCAAAGGGATTTGCTATCGGATCTGCTGCAATTACTGCAATTGCATTATTCTCTGCGTTTGCTCAGAGAGCAGGTTTAGCTTCACTTGATATATTAAATCCAATGATTATGCTTGGTTTATTGTTTGGTGCAATGATTCCATTCCTGTTCTGTGCATACGCTATGAGAGCCGTTGGAACTGCAGCCTTTGAAATGATTGAAGAAGTAAGAAGACAGTTCAGAGAAATCCCAGGACTTTTACAAGGAACAGCAAAGGCAGATTATAAGAAGTGCGTAGATATTTCTACAAAAGCTGCTATAAAGAGAATGATTAAGCCAGGACTGATTGCTCCTTTAAGCATAATTGTTATAGGTTTCGGTATTGCTGCATTTAATCCTACCGTTGCATTAAACGTTCTTGGCGGTATGCTGGTTGGCGGTACTGCAAGTGGTGTACTACTTGCTCTTACTATGTCAAATGCAGGTGGTGCATGGGATAATGCTAAGAAATACATTGAAACTGGTGCACTTGGTGGAAAAGGTTCAGAAGCGCATAAAGCTGCAGTTGTTGGAGATACCATCGGCGATCCGTTTAAAGATACAGCCGGTCCTTCACTAAATGCAGTAATCAAGGTTATGGGTACTATCTCATTAATCGTTGCTCCTATTATTGCAGCAATGATAAAATAA
- a CDS encoding amino acid permease: protein MSSEKHGEGTKLSRGIRSRQLTMIAIGGAIGTGLFFASGSAVSSSGPGGAMVAYGLMGLIVFFMMSSLGEMATQLPLVGSFEAYANRFIDPAFGFAVGWNYWFSWAITVAAEFVAAGLIVKFWIPEVPGTLVAIIAFTLLMGLNLISTKSYAEAEYWFAGIKVIAVIIFLIAGVLCIFGIMGNHTTGFQNWTLDAGDGGKAPFVGGFAAMMSVFAVAGFSFQGTEIVGLAAAETADPEKNVPKAINTVFWRILIFYIGSIFVIGTLIPFTEPDLLNGSATNVAASPFVLVFKNVGFAAAASVLNAVILTSVLSCGNSGLYTSSRMLHAMATRGNAPKFFAKTNKHGVPVYAVWATGGIAALSFFASMVGEGKIYTIFYNASALSGFFIWLGISICHYRFRKAWVAQGHSISELKYKSLLYPFGPIFAGVMITVIIFLANMWVFQADTFSWFDFISNYALIPVFPILIIAYKLKKKTKLVPLTECDFTIPDETVDDPTIAAAANK, encoded by the coding sequence ATGAGTTCAGAAAAACATGGCGAAGGTACTAAACTGAGTCGTGGAATAAGGTCCAGACAGCTTACTATGATAGCTATCGGCGGAGCTATCGGTACAGGATTGTTTTTTGCAAGTGGAAGTGCAGTTTCATCTTCCGGTCCAGGAGGCGCAATGGTTGCCTATGGATTAATGGGTCTTATAGTATTTTTTATGATGTCATCACTTGGTGAAATGGCAACTCAGTTACCACTTGTTGGATCTTTCGAAGCGTATGCTAACAGATTTATCGATCCGGCTTTCGGCTTTGCTGTTGGTTGGAACTACTGGTTCTCTTGGGCTATTACTGTTGCAGCTGAATTCGTTGCAGCAGGTCTGATTGTTAAGTTCTGGATACCAGAAGTACCTGGTACTTTGGTAGCAATTATAGCATTCACGTTATTAATGGGTTTGAACCTGATTTCCACCAAATCATATGCAGAAGCAGAATATTGGTTTGCTGGTATTAAAGTAATCGCTGTTATTATTTTCCTGATTGCTGGTGTTCTTTGTATCTTCGGCATCATGGGTAATCATACAACAGGATTCCAGAACTGGACACTGGATGCAGGTGATGGAGGAAAGGCTCCATTTGTTGGCGGATTTGCTGCAATGATGAGTGTATTTGCTGTAGCTGGATTCTCTTTCCAGGGAACTGAAATCGTAGGTCTTGCTGCTGCAGAAACAGCAGATCCTGAAAAGAATGTTCCAAAGGCAATCAATACAGTATTCTGGCGAATCTTAATTTTCTACATAGGCAGTATCTTTGTAATCGGTACATTGATTCCGTTTACAGAACCTGACTTATTAAACGGAAGTGCTACAAACGTAGCAGCATCTCCATTTGTTCTGGTATTTAAAAATGTAGGTTTTGCAGCAGCAGCATCTGTTTTAAACGCTGTAATCCTGACATCCGTATTATCATGTGGTAACTCCGGTCTTTATACTTCTTCAAGAATGTTGCATGCAATGGCAACAAGAGGAAATGCACCAAAGTTCTTTGCAAAGACAAATAAACATGGTGTTCCTGTTTATGCAGTATGGGCAACTGGCGGTATCGCAGCACTTTCCTTCTTTGCTTCAATGGTAGGAGAAGGTAAGATTTATACAATTTTCTATAATGCATCAGCATTAAGCGGATTCTTTATCTGGCTTGGTATTTCAATCTGCCACTACAGATTCAGAAAAGCATGGGTTGCACAGGGCCACAGCATTTCAGAACTGAAATACAAATCATTATTGTATCCATTTGGACCAATCTTTGCAGGAGTTATGATTACAGTAATCATTTTCTTAGCAAATATGTGGGTATTCCAGGCAGATACTTTCAGCTGGTTTGACTTCATTTCTAACTATGCACTGATTCCTGTATTCCCTATTCTAATCATTGCATATAAGCTTAAGAAAAAGACTAAGCTTGTTCCTTTGACTGAATGTGACTTTACTATTCCTGATGAAACAGTTGATGATCCAACTATAGCAGCAGCTGCTAACAAATAA